In the genome of Chloroflexota bacterium, the window TGGGATGCCCCGAACTGGCAGGCGCAGATTCAAGCACACCATTTGCACGCGTTCATATTCAGAAGGTGCCCATGCCCACGAACCGCCTGAGTTTTCCGACACGCACCTCACCCCTGTCCGCCCCTCTCCCGCCGGCAGAGGGCTAGGGTGAGGGATGCAAGCCCCCACGGCTTCGCCCTTTCAGCCCGCTGCTTCAACGTCGGGCGGTACGCGGACATGCCGTACTTGACAACGCGCAGAAGTAGGTGTATACTATGTGCAAATTGCATTTAGTTGCAATACGCAACGAGTGGCTGGCAAAGCCAATTCTATCGGGGAGGAATAGCGTGGTTACCGAGAAGCAAGTCATTGCAGCCCTGGACAACGTGATGGATCCCGAGTTGCAGAAGAGCATCACCGAGTTGGGCATGGTGCGCGACGTGAACATTCGGGGCGACCAGGTTGAAGTTACCCTGGCCCTCACCACCCTCGCGTGCCCCCTTTCGGGCTCCATCGCCGAAGACGTGCGCCAGGCGGTCCTGGCCCTGGACGGCGTCGGCAAAGTGGACGTGAAACTGGAGGAGATGACCGACGAGGAGCGCGCCCGCGCCTTCGCGTCCGTGGGGAGCAGCCCCCAGCAGGAAGAAGGGATGGCCGCGCACCTGAACCGCATTCAGCACGTCCTCGCCGTCATGAGCGGCAAGGGCGGCGTGGGCAAGTCGCTGGTAACGGCCCTCTTGGCGGCGGCGCTGCGGCGCAAGGGCCTGCGCGTCGGCATCCTGGATGCCGATATCACCGGCCCCAGCATCCCCAAGATTCTGGGCATCTCGGAGCGGCCCTCGTCCACGCCCATCGGCATCGCCCCTGTGAAGAGCAAGACGGGCATTCGGGTCATGTCCATCAACCTGCTCCTTCCCAACGAGGACGACGCGGTCATCTGGCGCGGCCCGCTCATCGGCGGAGCCATCAAGCAGTTCTGGGGCGATGTCTTCTGGGGCGACCTGGACTACCTCTTGATAGACCTGCCGCCTGGAACCGCCGACGCGCCGCTCACGGTTATGCAGAGCCTCCCGCTCAACGGGATCATCCTGGTTACATCGCCGCAGGAACTGGCGGGCATGGTAGTTCGGAAGGCCGCGCAGATGGCGCTCCAACTGCACGTGCCGATGCTGGGCATCGTGGAGAACATGAGTTACGCCGTGTGCCCCCATTGTGGAGAGCGGCTGGAGATCTTCGGCCCCAGCCACACGGCCGAGGCGGCGGCCCTGATGGGCGTGCCGGTGCTGGGGCAAATCCCCATTGAGCCGCGCATCGCGACCCTGTCGGACGAAGGCGAGATTGAATCCTACATCCCGGAAGGATTTGAAGCCGCTGTTGACGAATTGCTGAAGCGAGTCCCGGAGGAACAGACCAAACCGATTCTATAGCGAGGAGGTATGAAATGGCAGCGAAAACATCCACCTTTTGGCGCGAGCAACTTCCCACCGCGGTGCTGTTGCTCGTCATCGTCGCGCTGGCCGTGTGGGCCATCGCAACGGGCACCGGCGCGGCAGCCGGCGTGTCGGTGATGGACACGGCAAAGGGCCTCACCCTGGTAGTGGTGGGCTTTCTCGCGGGGCTGCTCGGAGGGCTGATCGGCACAGGAGGGTGCAGTGTGATGCTGCCGGTCATCCACTTCTGGATGGGCTATCCGGCGGCCATTGCTGTCGGGACCACGCTGTTCGCCGTGATCTTCACGGCCGTGTCGGGTGCCTACGGGCACCTGGTGCGCAGGAACCTGGACAAGCGCGCTTTCCTGTGGCTGGGCGGGG includes:
- a CDS encoding Mrp/NBP35 family ATP-binding protein — its product is MVTEKQVIAALDNVMDPELQKSITELGMVRDVNIRGDQVEVTLALTTLACPLSGSIAEDVRQAVLALDGVGKVDVKLEEMTDEERARAFASVGSSPQQEEGMAAHLNRIQHVLAVMSGKGGVGKSLVTALLAAALRRKGLRVGILDADITGPSIPKILGISERPSSTPIGIAPVKSKTGIRVMSINLLLPNEDDAVIWRGPLIGGAIKQFWGDVFWGDLDYLLIDLPPGTADAPLTVMQSLPLNGIILVTSPQELAGMVVRKAAQMALQLHVPMLGIVENMSYAVCPHCGERLEIFGPSHTAEAAALMGVPVLGQIPIEPRIATLSDEGEIESYIPEGFEAAVDELLKRVPEEQTKPIL